The genomic segment GGGTCATGTAAGTCCAGGGGATCCCTCCAACCTTGAATTCCAGAGAGCAGGGTGTGAGCTGCTCCCTCCTCAGCCTTGTGCAACTTCAGCCTCCTCTGCTCTACTGGGAGGGAAACATGATCTTCTCGCTGGAAGGTCTGCTGGTTGACCTTTTCTCACCCTTCTTCTTTGTTAATTTTTGGCCACATCTGACACTTTCGACAGACGAAacactcaccctcaccctcactgtTTCCAGTGTCTCTCCACCAAGCTCTactctcttttctccccttcctcctcccaccatCAGCATGATGTTAGGTGCCCCCTTGGCCACCACCTGGCTGCTGTATACATTCCCCAGATCTATGAGTTCCGTCCAGACCAGTTGTTCCTCCAGACTTCCTTGCTTTGTAAATgcatctcttcctcctctgccatccTACAGGCACCGAGCCTGGCAATCTTTGAGTCATCCTTGTTGCCTCCTCATCAGGTCTTGTTTGATTTTCTACTCTGGTGGCCACTCGTCAATCCCTCTGCCTAGACCTGCAAGTCCCTTTGTTACCTAATGATGGCCTATGCCCCTTCTCACTCCCCTACCTGAGCCATCCTACAGACCACTGGCAAAGGCAAAGGAgccttctttattaaaaaaaatttatttattttttaatttttggctgtgtggggtcttcattgctgtgcgcgggctttctctagttgtggtgagtgggggctactcttcgtggaggtgcgcgggcttctcactgcggtggcttctcttgttgcggagcacgggctctaggcacacgggcttcagtagttgtggcatgcgggctttggtagttgtggctcgtgggctctagggcacaggctcagtagttgtggcgcacgggcttagttgctctgcgacatgtgggatatttccagaccaggggtcgaacccatgtcccctgcattggcaggtagattcttaatcactacgctaccagggaagcccccaaaggagCCTTCTTACAATACAGTTCTTTCCATTTATCACCCAGAAAACATCCCGTGACTCCCCACTGCCTTCAGAATGAAGTTCAAACTCAAGCTCACCCACAATCCGACCCCAGGTTATCTTTTCAGCCTTATGTCTTGCAGCTCCCCTTCATGGACCCCTCATTCCAGATACACTAATGGTCTTGGATTTCCCAAACATGCCTTGGTTTGCCTAACTTGGCTCTTTCCTCCAACTGGAATATAATTCCTCCCATCTCCACATGTCCAGGTTCTAAACATACTTCAAAGCCAAGCTAATAAAGCCTTCCCAACCCACTGATGCCCACCCCTCATCAGCTATAAAGGATCAGCCTGACCTGAGCTCCCCTAGCCCTTAACCATTCCTACCTTAGGTCACTCAGCACGTTCAAACCTTGCATTACAGTTGTTTGCATATTTCTTAACCCTTTTCCTATTATCCTGAGCCCTGAGGGCCAAGAAATCATCCCTTCCAGCACCCAGAACAGAGTTCTGCTTGCATATCTGGGGCCAGTATGGTAGCTTGGTTAGATGCCTGCAGTGGTTCCTCCCATTGCTGATATATATCCCTTTGCACTGTGACTTTGACTCTTTTCCTGTCAAAACGTGACGTTTATGTCTCCATCCTTTGAATCTGGGGTTGATCTTGTGCCTTGGCCAATGAGACATTAGCAGATGTGATGTAAGCAGAGGCTTGAAAAGCATTCCCTCACTAGGATTTGTTCTCTTTGAGCTACAGGTGGAACCCTGGACCACAAAGGGGAGAAGTCCAGGCTGGCGTGCTGAAGACACACTGCTGTCATGTGTGGCATGTCTGACAACTGGCCCCAGCTCCAGACCTGTGAGTGAGGCCATCTTAGACCATCCAGCTCCAGTCCATCTGCCGGGTATCTGCAGCCACAAGAGTGATCCCAGGAGACTCCAGAAGAACTGCCGAATGAGCCCCGCTCAGAGGGCCGACCTACAGAATaatgagcaaataaaatggtctgttgttttaagccactattttCCAGGGTGGCTTGCTGTGCAGTAACTGAAACACCCAATAGATGCTGgttaataaaatatcaaataagggaaaattccctggcggtccagtagctaagactctgagcttccatggcagggggccgtgtggtatggccaaaataaaataaaataaattattaaaaatatcaaataataactAGCATTCAGTGAGCATTCACTATACGTCAAGAACTAGTCTTGGAAAATTACATGaactaattcatttaatcctcataaaaatccTGAGGTAGATTTTattactgttcccattttacaggtgagaaaagtgaggcacagagaggttatataacttgtccaaggtcacacctgCCAAACCCCAGCAATCTAGCTCCAGAAACCGTACTACTAAACACTATACCATGTTGCAGAATGAGGAAAACTTTAACTCATTGCTTTGCTGCCTCAGAAACACCCTTCCTTACATACATGCCGAATTCTATAGCATTTTGGGGTCCAACGTCCAGTCTATGCTTCAAACCCTCCCATACAATGTGCCCTTGGGCCTACCCCAGGCTCTGGATCCCTCCTACCTGTTTCACGGAAAACCCAGTGTGGGGAACTAATTTACAGACCTGCCAATGTCTACCTACTCAGAAACTTTTCTgtcccatctcctccctcctgcaacCTTGGCTGGGCTGCTGGTTCCAGCAGTGCAGGTCTCAtctggaaaggaaatattcaggCTAGTGTGTCAGCGTTGCCCTTTGGCCCCGTGTCCCAGCTTAACCTGCGCAGCCAGGGTGATCATTCACTCAGGATCTTTGGGCTTCTTTAGATCTTCCTTTTTGAGGTAGTCAAAGGAGAAACTGGATATGAAATGTTTTTTTTACAAGACAAAGAATTACCTGAATATAACAACTGTCATTATTTCAACAAAGATGTATTTAAGCACCCACAATGGGCATGACACCATTCTGGGCATCAGGCCACCAAGGCCAACAGGACATGGTTCTTGCCCCAGGGAAGCGAGGGGAGGACACATGTCGATGATGAACTAGAGTTCAGCGTGTGAACCTCCATTGCAGGGCTCTTTCCAAAGAACCAAGGGTGCAGGGAGAACAAAGCAACGAGCAGGGAAAATGGGACGGGGATGATATTTGAGTTGGGTTTTAGAGGATGAATAAGCCTTCACCAGatgaaaaagggaggaaggggaaagaggaaggaaccagaggagggaaggaggggagcgcATGGGCAGAGGCATGAGTGGATGGGAACAGCCTGTTTGGGGAAGGTCCCATGGTTGGGGGCGTCTGGTGGGCAGGGCATCAGGATGGCAGGAGCTGCTGAACCTGGTCCGTGAATGGCCTAATATGCTCTGGAGAGAGTGGGAAGCTCTGAAGATTTATAAAGGGCCGTTGGCCAAGGAAAACTATAGGAGGGGGACGGAAGGAAGGTAGGATTCCTGAGTCTGGGCTCAGGAATCTAGTTGCAGAGTCTGTGGCGAGGCTGGTGTGTGCTGTGTCAGGACAGGCTGGCTGATGTCCCCCGGGACACCCCACGATGGTTTCCTGGTGAATTCACCACAGTCCAAGGGAGGGGCCTAAGTCAGAAACCAGATTTGTCAGCTCACCAGGGGGGGATGGTCTTTTAGGGAAGATCTAAATTTATCAGAGTAACACCTGGGAATTcccgggcagtccagtggttaggactccgtgctttcactgccgagggcccaggttcgatccctggtcagggaactaaggtccctcaAGTCTCACGGTGggaccaaaaattttttttaataaataagtaaataaatacatttaccaGAGTAACACCTGAAGGCTAATCTCCATTTCCAGTAACTGCTAAAGCAAAAGCAATTATCAGGATACCAATTtacagaagatatatatatatatatctcatatacctatatctatatctatataatcATTTACACAACAGCTTATAACGGACTTGCCCATTTTCTTTCCATGACTGAGATGTGGTGGGAAGCTGGCCCACTGAGCTGCGAATCAGAGGCAGCAGTTGGTCGTGAGTCATGAGAGAAATTTGAGAGGGCCTGGAGCCCTCATCCACGTGGCTATTGTGCCTCCAGGGCTGGACAGTCCTGGCCTTGGGCCGGGTCCTCTGCTCCAGACACGGGTGCATTGTCACTGCCGGGGCAGGCTCTGTAATGCCTCTTTTCTGTGCCGTCTGACAGCCGccttctttcttagattcttggTCATGCTCCTCTGGCAGGTTTGGAACTGAACTGCTATCCCAGGCTTTTCTCAACCTTGGTTTCACGTTAGAATCAGCTGGGGGAAATTTCAAAGCTGCTAATGTCTGAGCGtcacccccagagattctaattttattgggCTGAAACGCGGCGTGGGTGTGTGGAGTTTTACAAGCTCCTCAGTGATTTCGGTGTCCTGTCAAGGTTGAGCGCCTTTGCGTTAAGGCAACTGCAGATCTCTGTTCTGGTCCACTGAACGCTGAGTTTTCCCCTAGAGGGTCACTTACCATGGATCAGGTGCCAGGTTCTTCTCAAGCATGACCTCGTTGAATTCTTTAACCCAGCTCTGCCTTCACCCCGTCCCCATCCGAGCACTTTTCACCATATGCTGCTGCCAGTCTCGATGGGAATGTGTCTCCTTCTGCGTTTAGTCTTTAGGTGAAGGTCCGTTTGCCAGAACTCAATGCCTTCCCGGCTCACCTGGTTGAGCCTGGGTCCAGGCAGTTCCTGCAGGAAATGATGGGACTTCCGTGTGGTCTGAGCTTCCAGTTTCCCTCTGGTCACAAGCTGAGTTGGACCCAAGTCTCTGTTCCCTGAACTCCCCTCTGGCCAGGGCCTGCCCACTCAGTGTCCTTCCTTAGGGCTGGGtctgtggcctgggcttcctgtTGGGGAAGGAACCCCCTCTCTTCCTGACCTCACAGGTCCCTCTAGAAAAGACACTGACAGGATAGGTCAAACTATAGAAGTAGACACCACACTCCACGTGGGTTCCCTTAGCCTGGAGGCACCTGAGAAAACTCGGTCTTTGAGGTCTACCTCCTCCCCACCCTACTCATGCTCCCACACTCCTTTCTGGAAAATGTCCCAGTTCTCATTTATAGCCATCCAAAGTCCATGCCCCAGGAGGGGCAACAGGGATGTGAGGCTCTGAAGGCTGTTGCCTGACTAGGCGGAGACTGTCCCCACTGGGACACACCTGGCTCCACAGTCCCCTGTATGCCCAAGGCTTCCCCATCCCAGGGACAGAGGAGGACACCAAAGCTGAGGGGATTTGGGGTGGGGGATTATAGGACCTGAGGGGACTTCCAGCAGGGACTtccccccaggacctcagagggAAATACCAGGGAGTGGAAGTTGAAGTAGCAAGAGGAGGGGAAGGAcaaggggaagaaaggagagagaaggaggaagctgGGTGACAGGGAATTGAGGGAAGCACCTTCCTAAGATCTTGGACACAGGCCTTGTGGGGACCCTGTCCTGGGGCTCCAGAGAACAGCTAGTCTCTAGATGCCTCACCTTCATACTCAAGACCCAGGGCAAAGGAGGAGCTGGGGAGGCCCAAGAAACTTCTGAATGTACTTAAGGtaactgaattgtacattttaaaatggccaAAGAGtacattttatgttgtgtataagTATGTTGCATAAAAGTTTAAGtaaaagttttatgttatgttatgcaaaaaaaaaaaaagaaaagaaaagaaaggaaatggtaCAGTTACTTTGGAATGGtgtctggcagctcctcaaaacgTTAACCATagattaccataggacccagcaattcagctcccaggtatatacccaagaggaaTGAAGGCATTTGTCCACATgaaaacttgtatacaaatgttcatagcagcactatccgGAACAACCAAAGAGTGGAAACGAAATACGGTCTattcgtacaatggaatattattcgtccatgaaggaatgaagtactgattcctgctacaacatgggtgcTCCTCAAGAACGCtgcactgagtgaaagaagccaacctcaAAAGACCacttattgtatgaatatatttatatgaaacttCCAGAATCTAGGCAAATCTGTAGTGACAGAAAGGTTAGAATTGGGAATGGGTTGGAGGGAAATAGGAAGTGACTACTAACAGATTTTggagtttctttctggggtgatgaaattgttctggaattagatagtagtcatggttgcacaactttatgaatatattaaaacccATTAAAACTGTACATGTTAAAAGGgcgaattttatggtatatgaattacatctcattttaaaaataagattaaaaaactgttaaaaaaaacagGAGTCTTCTGGGAAAAGTATGGCCATCACTTTAGACTCCCGGCTGGCCATTCCTCTCTACTCTGCGACAGGAACCCAGGAGGTTTGAGGTCAACAGAGCTGAGAGCCCCCTGTGTCAGGCATCACAGACTCAGGATGCTCccagcagggagggggagggaagggaggatggTGCGAGAGAGAGGACTGCCCCATCCAgtgcccatcccctcccctccccacactcccTGGCCCTGGGGCCCCAGCCACATTCCCCATCCATCTAGTTGTGGGAGAAGCCCGCGTGGGagaaggcagggaggtggggggcacaGGCCTCAGCCTGGGGGAGGCAAGGCAGGCGGTTGACCTCACAGGCCCCAGCATCCTGGTCCTCCCGGAAGTAGACGGAGTCGGCAGAATCGATGGAGGGGTCCTGGTCAAAGAAGTTGTAGGGTCGGAGGAAGAAGCCCACGCTGTTCCCCACAGTCACTGTGTTGGGAATGTCCTCTGCATGGGGGATGTGCAGGAAACCGGTTGTCACCCAGGCCACCAAGTCCTAAGGGGGCGAAGAAAGAGGATCGTGAGGTCTGGCTTTGCTACGGGCATGTCTGCCTCCCCCAGTGGCCTTGCATGGGAGGGCTGAGTTCAGCAGCCCAGGAAAAATGTGACATCATAGCGCTTTCTTCCTTAGTGGGTTCTAAAGACCCTTAGAGGAATCTGCCTTGGGAGAGAGTAAGGAGGTTCATCCTtgctcccccagcctcccccctcatgcccaccccctccccctcaacTCACCTGCCCAGCAATGGTCTCGTTGTTGAGGAAGTCAGTGAAGTCCAGGGTGGGGGGTCCAGGGGTCCTTCAAATTATAGATGCTGATGCTTCTGGGCTCCTCCTCCTTCCGCTGGGTCACAGCCAGCTGGTACCTGCAGGGGATTTGGATCAGACCCACAAGGTCATCGAGCCATCCTGCTGCCTGAAGCTGCACTGAAGAGAGGACACAAAGGGGAAACGAGCATAAAGGTCTTATGTTGTCCAGCCTCTTTATTGTTCTCTGtccacttccctctctctctctctctctcacaaagTTCCCGCATTTGCTCAATATCCTGTATCTCAAACATCTACCGGCCCATTGCTCAGACTTCAGGTGGGACTGTCGCTCACGCGTCCATGCAGATGGAAGTCAGGGCCTGGACGCATGTGCACAGACGTGGCCTGATTCCCATCTTAGGTGAATTTCAGTATCCCATGTGCCTGCATTTTAGGGAATATTCCCTCAGATCTGTGCTGCTCTCTTTGTTTTCCCCTCCAACCTTGATTGTGAACActttaaacatacagaaaagttaaaagaagtcTAGTGACCATCCTAGATTCCACCTGGagcattttgtcatatttgaTTCAGCACatatctttccattcattcatccacgcAGGAGGCTTCATTCTGAGCGGCCTAAGATTGTGGCtgcaggaatgtgtgtgtgtgaatgtacaCACGCCCATGGGAGGTGGGGGAACCTGGGTTCCCAGCAACATGGAGCCTTTTGTACAGTCTGCCTCCCTCAGTGCCTCTCTGACACCCCATCACCCACCTTGCCCAGCTCAAGGCTCTCTCCATGGAGCTGTTCTGGGGCAGAGGCTCCCCAGCAAAGCTGACTGTCTGGATGCGGTAGCCTCTCGGGTGCCCCCACTTGTTGCTGTGATTGCTGGCCAGGTACAGGTTGCGAGGGGAGGGACCTCCCAGGGGGAAGGCGGCCTGCTCCTCCGTCTCCAGCAGCTTCCGGGTCACCTGCAGCCTCTGTATCTGGTGCTTGGGGCTCCAGGGTACCGCCGTAGGGACAAAAGCCATGTCCTCAGCCCAGACCCAGTTCTCCAGTCCTGCAGGGGTGAAGTGGagatggtggggggaaggggggagggagggctggtcATGCAGCTGCTCCATCCCCTCTGGACTCTGTCCCCACCTGGCTTCAGAGTAGGGGCCAAAGAGAAAGCCAGACTGAGTGtgccccctcttccctcccctctccccaagaTGTCCCTGATCCAGAGATTTGAAGAAGGTCTTTCTTCTTGATATCATCACTGGTAATAATCCCAGATGCCTTGTGACCGGGCTTCCACTGACCTTCCCCCTCTGAGGAGCTGAAGGGAGGGGGATTTATCTGAGGTTGGAGCAGTCTAGCAGGCAACGTGCAGGACCAGGTTCTTTCTGACCTGAGGAAAGGGTCTGCCCCTCATATCTGAAGCCCCCTGGTGTCACTAGAACTGCCTTCTCGTGAAAATAATCACAGCAGTAGCTCATATTTTTTGAACTTGGAGGAGCTCTGCACAGGCAGTGTGTTGAGGGCTTTACGTGGATTGATGCTTTACGTGCACAACAACCTGATGAAGGAGGAAATATAGttgtccccattgtacagatgggacaactgaggctcagagaatttaaataatGTGCCCCGGTTTGTCACCAAGGGCACGTGGTTAGTTTCATGGCAGTGCTGGGGACCCAGGTCTCAGTCTGGCTCTACACTGCCTACACATCAGTACCCAGAGGAAACCAACACAAAGGGGCTCCACCACACACGGACAGCAGACACGCAGGTCAGAGGGAAGGAGAGTCAGAGCCCAGGCCCAACACTGCTGGAGCTTAGCAGTGTTTTCTATTGCTTGGGGATTGGCAAGGAATAAGGGGCAAGGCCAAAGACATAGTCTGTTGCCTGAATAGTTGGAGTTTTGAATGATTTTATTGGAGTCCAACTAGGTTCTATATTAGGACTCAACTTAAGTGATCTGAGACCAAAGAGCAGTAAACCAAAACATGCCGGAAGCTCCCTCCATACCTTCCAAAGATCAAAGAGAGCAGAGACTGATTAAGCAAACCCTCAGTTTCCCTTTGTGAATTACTGCTCCTAGCCCACACTCCACAGTTTCGACTTGTAGACGACAAAGGCCAAGAGTTCCTTTTCCGGTACATCCGCACAAGCAGGCTCACGTGGATAATACTTACGATAATAACTAatacttctctgtgtgtgtcagGCACCGTTCCAAGTGCTTTAAGAGTTGTCATAGCTTAGATGTAGAGATAAAGAGAGATGTGTGCGTCAGTtagaatacatacatgtattttctAGCTAAGTCCGATGAGAGAGCCTAAAAGCAATGACATCCCAGTAATAATGAGCACACCTggtacccagatcttggtttctaaatactattctccaataaaaggaaccagagatTCTTGGAGAAGTGGTTGATTTCCGGGCTGgagcagggaaaatacaagatgtaACTGGAATATCTTGCGGTGCCAGGAAGTAAAGAAGTGCTCAGAAAAGGATGGAGGCATGTCAGCAAGACACAGGAACCAACCTGAAGGCTCTCCCAATGGCCAAAGTTGAAACAAtttaaggaacaaaataaatgatagtaTGGGGTTATAACCCTTAGAataaaatatccatgagtccatacagttatgaataaataattacatacataaataaagtaaaaaggagGGATAACACTTTCTTAATggagaattccaattaataaatgtataaagaataagagaaaaaatgtaaatgggaCAGTAATAATAATTGTTGCAGGAAAAATCCACCAATAGATGCTAAAATTCGTgagcaagagtttgagaagaaaagaaatagtataTTTGCATAGCAtcaaaaatttcccccaaatatttattaactgaaaACGGAAAAACAGTAACTTTTGCAATGGAGGAAGCTGCTAaataccaccttaaccaagtacttgaggccaatatcactggtaaTAAGACATATGGACATCACATACCCCTTGATATGACGCTCTGAGAAGGGTATAAAGTCATTTCTGTGGTTTTCTTACCAAAAAAACCTCCATAAAAACGAAAACACAAGCTCAACccaatcatgagaaaatatcagagaaTCCCAAACTgaaagacattctacaaaatgatTGACTAGTATCTTCTAAAGTGTCAGTTCCTGAAAGACAAGGAAAACCTAAAGACCTGCCAGACTGGAGGAGACCATAAGGAGATAGGACATCTAAGTGTAAGGTGGGTTGCTGGTTTAGATCCcggaacagagaaaggaaatcagTAAAGAACTGATGAAATTCtcataaagtctgtagtttataGTATTGTaataatgttaatttcctggttgtgATTGTCCTGTGgttatgcaagatgttaacattagggggaGCTGGTGATGGGTATGTGAGAACTCTATATAATgtctgcaacttttctgtaagtctaaagttatttcaaaagaaaaaaatatttttaaatagtcatcattaattctcacaacagtctTATGAGGAATGCACTGTTACACCATTTTTACACTTGAGtaaactgagatacagagaagttaagcataaaaatgtttcaggtgtggagaaaagggaaccgtttTACattgttggtgcgaatgtaaattggtgcagccactgtggaaaacagtatggaggttccttaaaaaactaaaaatagagtttccatatgatccagcaatcccactcctgggcgtatagcCAGACAAAACcgtgattcaaaaagatacatgcgcccctGTGTTCagagcagtactatttacaatagccaaaacctggaagcaacctaagtgtccatcaacagatgattagattaagaagatgtgatacacacatacatacatacatatatgtacagatacacacacaatggaatactactcagccataaaaatgaatgaaataatgtcatttacagcaacatggatggacctagtgattatcatactaagcgaagtgagtcagaaagagaaaggtaaatactatatgatatcacttatatgtggaatctaaagaacgacacaaatgaacacatctatgaaacagaaacagacttacagatatagagaaccgACTTGTGATTgccgggggggagggatggattgggagtttgaggttagcagatgcaaactattatatatagaatggataaacaacaaggtcctactggatagcacagggaaatatattcagtatcctgtgataaatcataatgggggacttccctggtggcgtggtggttaagaatccacctgccaatgcaggggacatgggttcgagccctggtcccacatgccgcagagcaacaaagcccgtgcgccacaactactgagcctgtgctctagagcccacgtgctacaactactgaagcccgtgtacttagaacccgtgctcagcaacaagagaagccactgcaatgagaagcccgggcactgcaacgaagagtagccgctgctcacagcaactagagaaaacctgcgtgcagcaacaaagacccaaagcagccaaaaataaattaattaattaatgaataaaaaaatcataatggaaaagaatatgaaaaagaatatatatatgtataactgaatcactttgctgtacagcagaaattaacacaacattgttaagtcaagtaaacttcaattaaaaaaaactgtttctcTCACATTTTCCAGGAGCCCTCCACTGTGCTCTCCACTCCTCCATTACAACCTCAGCCTACTGAGAGCAGGGATATTGTTTCTTCTGTTACATTGTTTTAGTGCAGTGCTTGGCACAAATACGCATTCGttcggtaaatatttgttgtttgccTGAGTGTAATACGTTGTTATGTGAGAAATTAGAAGTGacaaaatatatgtacattatgATAGAAATTTGGTggtaaaattctaaaaatgtgtATCAGTATATCATATACATAGTATACGCTGTAATATATTCTAGAGTGCAGatgcaca from the Delphinus delphis chromosome 19, mDelDel1.2, whole genome shotgun sequence genome contains:
- the LOC132414677 gene encoding LOW QUALITY PROTEIN: primary amine oxidase, liver isozyme-like (The sequence of the model RefSeq protein was modified relative to this genomic sequence to represent the inferred CDS: deleted 1 base in 1 codon), which produces MISRRKTFFKSLDQGHLGERGGKRGHTQSGFLFGPYSEARWGQSPEGMEQLHDQPSLPPSPHHLHFTPAGLENWVWAEDMAFVPTAVPWSPKHQIQRLQVTRKLLETEEQAAFPLGGPSPRNLYLASNHSNKWGHPRGYRIQTVSFAGEPLPQNSSMERALSWARYQLAVTQRKEEEPRSISIYNLKDPWTPTLDFTDFLNNETIAGQDLVAWVTTGFLHIPHAEDIPNTVTVGNSVGFFLRPYNFFDQDPSIDSADSVYFREDQDAGACEVNRLPCLPQAEACAPHLPAFSHAGFSHN